Proteins encoded together in one Plectropomus leopardus isolate mb chromosome 19, YSFRI_Pleo_2.0, whole genome shotgun sequence window:
- the bicral gene encoding BRD4-interacting chromatin-remodeling complex-associated protein-like isoform X2, whose protein sequence is MDDEDDRHLLDILGDVDALNDYLHGSNSKSIEEDDVTNAAYGSDGSFFSSDTAGSNAGLKDGSSTMGEFGEDSTGAGLQLSSSLSFIEDELGSGNSPGGVDLGGEDQPFDILQKSLMEADITEQTLAQEALLDSQPAPTLVQAPVPFPSQLVSGGYGGGVVTTATAAFPTGQFLQGVSQLPNGSAQHIQVLGSFGAGGGVMTLSSLERTPQLVLRAGAPVAAAGAATGGQVFAPTQGQVGLPFKNIPLQNIIIQRGPGGTQTLVRPIQPKPLQAGAQTVYSLGLQPTPTTLANVVNANTVSPGGQYTANGSIVVQPPLEQQQAQAQTNIPPGQFLLPSSLALTPATSIHNGPADPNSNALITSQNAVQIVAGQNFAAQPGGQLILNQGVVSRSQVGGGVTQTWTGVSCANPAPVQTSCAPGRLTLVGPATAGIGGQGQVSASPVQRLLVTQTQNCTSLSPLAGTVTQEQDYRQNSSSPALKQVQLSSIHGMTTISQDSKMNSQVSAQKRPVPPPLTRGEMILQQLRNDHAGVQTPDQRRFNSLNDALQRLLPYHVFQGAPPSQEEFSQVDEEFEVVATQVLMRTHAMVNKYRRLLMVEAERSSPSSEMVMIDRTFNQEERSTLTQDKRMVLVDPDSFLEDFCCGMKSKLFQEPFPSQASSSCSWNQSDRGSTEPPYRTDSQPGYGDPGGGGAAGPGAADRLHPPLLENKSVLELKRSQQHYGPSSASNNSLTAANSYPQGNPSAFPATSRGQTHYQVSHHLSSHPIQPQFPPQLTSPPHPDTDSALEAAVNSILEC, encoded by the exons ATGGATGATGAGGACGATCGCCATCTTCTGGATATTTTAGG AGATGTGGATGCGTTAAATGACTATCTCCATGGCAGCAACAGCAAGTCT attgaGGAGGATGATGTAACAAATGCAGCTTATGGGTCAGATGGATCCTTCTTTTCTAGTGACACG GCCGGCTCCAACGCTGGCCTCAAGGATGGCTCTTCTACAATGGGTGAATTCGGCGAGGATTCAACAGGGGCAGGCCTCCAGCTCTCCAGCAGCCTCTCATTTATCGAGGATGAATTGGGGTCTGGGAACTCCCCCGGAGGGGTGGATCTTGGGGGCGAGGACCAGCCCTTTGACATCTTACAGAAGTCTCTCATGGAGGCCGACATCACGGAGCAGACGTTGGCCCAGGAGGCCTTACTAGACTCCCAGCCTGCTCCCACTCTGGTGCAGGCTCCTGTTCCCTTCCCCTCCCAGCTGGTTTCTGGGGGTTACGGAGGGGGAGTGGTAACCACGGCGACAGCTGCGTTCCCAACAGGCCAGTTCTTGCAAGGGGTGTCGCAGCTGCCCAACGGCTCCGCCCAGCACATCCAGGTGTTGGGCTCGTTTGGGGCGGGCGGCGGCGTGATGACTCTGAGCAGCTTGGAGAGAACTCCTCAGCTTGTGTTGAGGGCGGGGGCGCCTGTAGCGGCAGCGGGCGCCGCAACAGGGGGGCAGGTGTTTGCGCCGACCCAAGGCCAAGTCGGtttgccttttaaaaacatcCCCCTTCAAAACATCATCATCCAGAGAGGCCCGGGTGGCACCCAGACTCTCGTCAGACCTATTCAGCCTAAACCCCTTCAAGCTGGGGCTCAGACTGTCTACAGCCTTGGTCTGCAGCCCACTCCCACCACCCTCGCTAACGTAGTTAACGCTAACACTGTTTCTCCGGGGGGGCAGTACACAGCCAATGGCTCCATTGTGGTGCAGCCGCCCCTGGAGCAGCAACAAGCACAGGCCCAGACAAACATACCACCTGGTCAGTTCTTGCTGCCCAGCTCTCTGGCACTCACGCCGGCCACCTCCATCCACAACGGCCCCGCTGACCCCAACTCAAACGCCCTAATTACCAGTCAGAACGCGGTGCAGATTGTCGCAGGGCAGAACTTCGCTGCACAACCAGGAGGCCAGCTCATATTGAATCAGGGAGTAGTGAGCAGGAGTCAGGTTGGAGGGGGCGTAACTCAAACATGGACCGGAGTGTCTTGTGCGAACCCCGCCCCTGTGCAGACGTCGTGCGCTCCTGGGCGGCTCACTCTGGTCGGCCCAGCGACGGCAGGGATCGGCGGTCAAGGCCAAGTGTCGGCGAGCCCCGTTCAGCGCCTTCTAGTGACTCAAACTCAGAATTGCACTTCTCTGTCTCCTTTAGCTGGTACTGTGACGCAGGAGCAAGACTACAGACAG AATTCCTCATCACCTGCCCTCAAACAGGTGCAGCTCAGCAGCATCCATG GCATGACAACCATAAGTCAAGATTCAAAGATGAACTCTCAG gtCAGTGCTCAGAAGAGACCTGTCCCTCCGCCACTTACAAGAGGAGAAAT GATTTTACAACAGTTGAGGAACGATCATGCCGGAGTTCAGACTCCAGATCAGCGTCGATTCAATTCACTCAACGATGCACTGCAAAGACTCCTCCCATACCACGTGTTCCAGGGGGCTCCACCCAGCCAGGAGGAGTTCTCACAGG TTGATGAAGAGTTTGAGGTGGTTGCAACTCAAGTGCTGATGAGGACCCACGCCATGGTAAACAAATACAGGCGGCTACTAATGGTGGAAGCTGAG CGTTCCAGTCCGTCATCAGAAATGGTGATGATCGACAGGACCTTCAACCAAGAGGAGCGCAGCACCCTGACACAAGACAAGCGCATGGTACTAGTGGatccag ACAGCTTTTTGGAAGACTTCTGTTGTGGAATGAAATCCAAACTTTTCCAAGAACCCTTCCCCTCGCAGGCGTCATCCAGCTGTAGCTGGAATCAGTCAGACAGAGGCTCTACGGAGCCGCCTTACAGGACAGACTCCCAGCCCGGGTATGGAGACCCGGGAGGGGGTGGAGCTGCAGGACCAGGTGCAGCAGATAGACTCCACCCTCCACTGTTAGAAAACAAGAGCGTCCTGGAACTGAAGAGATCCCAGCAACACTACGGGCCCAGCAGCGCCAGCAACAACAGCCTCACCGCTGCCAACAGTTATCCCCAAGGTAACCCCTCAGCTTTCCCAGCGACGTCGAGAGGACAGACGCACTACCAGGTGTCTCACCACCTGTCCTCCCACCCGATCCAGCCCCAGTTCCCCCCGCAGCTCACCTCGCCCCCTCACCCTGACACAGACTCTGCTCTGGAGGCGGCAGTCAACAGCATCTTGGAATGTTAA
- the bicral gene encoding BRD4-interacting chromatin-remodeling complex-associated protein-like isoform X1, with product MIYPFVKHHPYPHLLHSIPISPHTLSGVMDDEDDRHLLDILGDVDALNDYLHGSNSKSIEEDDVTNAAYGSDGSFFSSDTAGSNAGLKDGSSTMGEFGEDSTGAGLQLSSSLSFIEDELGSGNSPGGVDLGGEDQPFDILQKSLMEADITEQTLAQEALLDSQPAPTLVQAPVPFPSQLVSGGYGGGVVTTATAAFPTGQFLQGVSQLPNGSAQHIQVLGSFGAGGGVMTLSSLERTPQLVLRAGAPVAAAGAATGGQVFAPTQGQVGLPFKNIPLQNIIIQRGPGGTQTLVRPIQPKPLQAGAQTVYSLGLQPTPTTLANVVNANTVSPGGQYTANGSIVVQPPLEQQQAQAQTNIPPGQFLLPSSLALTPATSIHNGPADPNSNALITSQNAVQIVAGQNFAAQPGGQLILNQGVVSRSQVGGGVTQTWTGVSCANPAPVQTSCAPGRLTLVGPATAGIGGQGQVSASPVQRLLVTQTQNCTSLSPLAGTVTQEQDYRQNSSSPALKQVQLSSIHGMTTISQDSKMNSQVSAQKRPVPPPLTRGEMILQQLRNDHAGVQTPDQRRFNSLNDALQRLLPYHVFQGAPPSQEEFSQVDEEFEVVATQVLMRTHAMVNKYRRLLMVEAERSSPSSEMVMIDRTFNQEERSTLTQDKRMVLVDPDSFLEDFCCGMKSKLFQEPFPSQASSSCSWNQSDRGSTEPPYRTDSQPGYGDPGGGGAAGPGAADRLHPPLLENKSVLELKRSQQHYGPSSASNNSLTAANSYPQGNPSAFPATSRGQTHYQVSHHLSSHPIQPQFPPQLTSPPHPDTDSALEAAVNSILEC from the exons ATGATCTACCCATTTGTAAAACATCACCCGTATCCTCACTTGCTTCATTCTATCCCAATATCCCCCCATACTCTCTCAGGTGTCATGGATGATGAGGACGATCGCCATCTTCTGGATATTTTAGG AGATGTGGATGCGTTAAATGACTATCTCCATGGCAGCAACAGCAAGTCT attgaGGAGGATGATGTAACAAATGCAGCTTATGGGTCAGATGGATCCTTCTTTTCTAGTGACACG GCCGGCTCCAACGCTGGCCTCAAGGATGGCTCTTCTACAATGGGTGAATTCGGCGAGGATTCAACAGGGGCAGGCCTCCAGCTCTCCAGCAGCCTCTCATTTATCGAGGATGAATTGGGGTCTGGGAACTCCCCCGGAGGGGTGGATCTTGGGGGCGAGGACCAGCCCTTTGACATCTTACAGAAGTCTCTCATGGAGGCCGACATCACGGAGCAGACGTTGGCCCAGGAGGCCTTACTAGACTCCCAGCCTGCTCCCACTCTGGTGCAGGCTCCTGTTCCCTTCCCCTCCCAGCTGGTTTCTGGGGGTTACGGAGGGGGAGTGGTAACCACGGCGACAGCTGCGTTCCCAACAGGCCAGTTCTTGCAAGGGGTGTCGCAGCTGCCCAACGGCTCCGCCCAGCACATCCAGGTGTTGGGCTCGTTTGGGGCGGGCGGCGGCGTGATGACTCTGAGCAGCTTGGAGAGAACTCCTCAGCTTGTGTTGAGGGCGGGGGCGCCTGTAGCGGCAGCGGGCGCCGCAACAGGGGGGCAGGTGTTTGCGCCGACCCAAGGCCAAGTCGGtttgccttttaaaaacatcCCCCTTCAAAACATCATCATCCAGAGAGGCCCGGGTGGCACCCAGACTCTCGTCAGACCTATTCAGCCTAAACCCCTTCAAGCTGGGGCTCAGACTGTCTACAGCCTTGGTCTGCAGCCCACTCCCACCACCCTCGCTAACGTAGTTAACGCTAACACTGTTTCTCCGGGGGGGCAGTACACAGCCAATGGCTCCATTGTGGTGCAGCCGCCCCTGGAGCAGCAACAAGCACAGGCCCAGACAAACATACCACCTGGTCAGTTCTTGCTGCCCAGCTCTCTGGCACTCACGCCGGCCACCTCCATCCACAACGGCCCCGCTGACCCCAACTCAAACGCCCTAATTACCAGTCAGAACGCGGTGCAGATTGTCGCAGGGCAGAACTTCGCTGCACAACCAGGAGGCCAGCTCATATTGAATCAGGGAGTAGTGAGCAGGAGTCAGGTTGGAGGGGGCGTAACTCAAACATGGACCGGAGTGTCTTGTGCGAACCCCGCCCCTGTGCAGACGTCGTGCGCTCCTGGGCGGCTCACTCTGGTCGGCCCAGCGACGGCAGGGATCGGCGGTCAAGGCCAAGTGTCGGCGAGCCCCGTTCAGCGCCTTCTAGTGACTCAAACTCAGAATTGCACTTCTCTGTCTCCTTTAGCTGGTACTGTGACGCAGGAGCAAGACTACAGACAG AATTCCTCATCACCTGCCCTCAAACAGGTGCAGCTCAGCAGCATCCATG GCATGACAACCATAAGTCAAGATTCAAAGATGAACTCTCAG gtCAGTGCTCAGAAGAGACCTGTCCCTCCGCCACTTACAAGAGGAGAAAT GATTTTACAACAGTTGAGGAACGATCATGCCGGAGTTCAGACTCCAGATCAGCGTCGATTCAATTCACTCAACGATGCACTGCAAAGACTCCTCCCATACCACGTGTTCCAGGGGGCTCCACCCAGCCAGGAGGAGTTCTCACAGG TTGATGAAGAGTTTGAGGTGGTTGCAACTCAAGTGCTGATGAGGACCCACGCCATGGTAAACAAATACAGGCGGCTACTAATGGTGGAAGCTGAG CGTTCCAGTCCGTCATCAGAAATGGTGATGATCGACAGGACCTTCAACCAAGAGGAGCGCAGCACCCTGACACAAGACAAGCGCATGGTACTAGTGGatccag ACAGCTTTTTGGAAGACTTCTGTTGTGGAATGAAATCCAAACTTTTCCAAGAACCCTTCCCCTCGCAGGCGTCATCCAGCTGTAGCTGGAATCAGTCAGACAGAGGCTCTACGGAGCCGCCTTACAGGACAGACTCCCAGCCCGGGTATGGAGACCCGGGAGGGGGTGGAGCTGCAGGACCAGGTGCAGCAGATAGACTCCACCCTCCACTGTTAGAAAACAAGAGCGTCCTGGAACTGAAGAGATCCCAGCAACACTACGGGCCCAGCAGCGCCAGCAACAACAGCCTCACCGCTGCCAACAGTTATCCCCAAGGTAACCCCTCAGCTTTCCCAGCGACGTCGAGAGGACAGACGCACTACCAGGTGTCTCACCACCTGTCCTCCCACCCGATCCAGCCCCAGTTCCCCCCGCAGCTCACCTCGCCCCCTCACCCTGACACAGACTCTGCTCTGGAGGCGGCAGTCAACAGCATCTTGGAATGTTAA